The window TTATGTATGTTTACTGGAAAATAAGACACTGATGCAACTGTAAGCTCAAAAAGTCAATTACAATTGATTAACAGGCATGTGAGACTTATCCTTAAAGCCACAATGGATTAGCCAGACATCcttaaattggaataatatttacTACTAAAGGTTTTCAAGAAACTGAAAGTGTTTGTCAGCTGATACTAAGAACCAGCTTGAATATTTGCACCTGACTGTTGCCATTCCTCTCATATCTCTGCAGTTGAGAAAGCATGGCTGAACACATGATGATGCCTATGACCCACGGCTCTGCTGGCGGAGGCCTGCATGGGTATCGCATGGGAATGAACGGCCCTTCTCCGCACGGACATCAGCCAGGTCTGCGGACCATTCCCAACGGGCAGATCATGCACTACAGCAGGGGGCCTCAGACATCTATGGAGGCGGCCATGAGGCAGAGGAACGTGATGAACGGTGTCATGAACGGCCAGGTCAATGGCCAGATGAGCGGCGGACACCCCCACCAAATGCAGCAACCCAATATGATGTACGCAGGTCCAAATCAGCAACCCCAGGGTCACCCTCAAACCCAGCACCATCATATGCACCCCCAGAACCAGCACCCACAGCAGTACATGGGTGGAGGAGGCCTTACAGCATCTCAGCAGCTTATGGCGAGCATGCATCTTCAGAAACTCAATACGCAGTACCACGGGCACCCGCACGGGCCCATGAACGGGCATCACATGGGAAACGTCCAGCACAGAATGGGTCCTGCTCAGTTGGCAGGCATGCAGATGGGCATGGGTGGGCCAGCGTTGGGCCTCAACGTCATGGACATTGACTTGATTGATGAGGAGGTTCTGACGTCTTTGGTGCTGGAGTTTGGCCTGGACCGGGTTCAAGAGTTGCCTGAGCTTTTCCTCGGACAAAACGAGTTTGATTTCATCTCGGACTTTGTGTGCAAGCAGCAGCCAAGTACTGTCAGCTGCTGAAGCTTTGCTTCTGGTTTTTGAATCAGAGGAAAGACTTGGTCGCCAAGAAGAAGCTGGGACAAGAGGAGAAAAGCTAAAACAACCAGGTTCTCCGTATCTGTGAAGCTGTGCTAGTGCACACTGTCTTTCAAGTTCTggatgttcttcagatgttcttCAGCACAAGTGTGGCT of the Garra rufa chromosome 17, GarRuf1.0, whole genome shotgun sequence genome contains:
- the cited4a gene encoding cbp/p300-interacting transactivator 4a encodes the protein MAEHMMMPMTHGSAGGGLHGYRMGMNGPSPHGHQPGLRTIPNGQIMHYSRGPQTSMEAAMRQRNVMNGVMNGQVNGQMSGGHPHQMQQPNMMYAGPNQQPQGHPQTQHHHMHPQNQHPQQYMGGGGLTASQQLMASMHLQKLNTQYHGHPHGPMNGHHMGNVQHRMGPAQLAGMQMGMGGPALGLNVMDIDLIDEEVLTSLVLEFGLDRVQELPELFLGQNEFDFISDFVCKQQPSTVSC